The region TACTCGTGGTGATGCCACGTTGCCACCAGGAGTGCAATAAGAATGTTGATAGGGGCGTGAACCCTATGAGAAACAACCCAAAGTTCTTTTGGACCATGTTGAAACATGGAATTCCATGGTTCTTACCATAAGCAATACATTGCACTCGTCAAGGCTGGTCCCTGTTATCTGTTTCTAAAGCTGACTAATATGCTATTTTCTCCACTTGAGAATCAATGTTTTCTTAGCATGGGATTTCTGTTTCAGCAtttggttttaaattttagattccacaTGTTGACATGTATATCACGTTATGGGTTAGTTAGAGTTTGGGTGGTGTAATGGTGTTGGGTCTATTTACCTGCTGTTAGTTAATGGTCCTGCTAGAGGTCATGTAGAAATCATGCTCTCTTTCTAGGACGAAGATCGGAGAAACAAAATGTGATTGATCTGCTATTTGTGGTTACTACTACCACCTATTTGTGCAACTATGCTTGTGTCATTAGGTCATTTCAGTACGAACTTTCAGAAAACTTAAAATGTTAAtgacccaaaaaaaatgtattttcagGAGCTCTGTGTTCAGCTCTGTGAGGAGCAACGCCTTCCAGGTGAAgaattttgtgaaaattatgTTAGGATCAAGATGATACAGAATGAAGCATACCATCTGCGGACAATGAGACCAAGCTGGCGTTTTGAAGATTTTGTCTTTCTTCTGCCATTTTATGTGGCGACCGTTGAGCATGCAACTATAGTTCAAACcgaaacatatatatcttcATTGCAAAGGAAAAAATCTTGTATCTTTTTCCTGCAAGACCACACTGCTAAAATCAGGGATCCTAACAAAATTCCATCTGCAGATTGTATCTTGGTTTTGCCTGTCGCTTGTAGATGTCCACCCTTACCATTCTTTTACTGACAGACACCATTGTTGGAGTGACAGAATCTAATAGCAAATCAGGAGATTATTTTGCTCCCATCAGAGTACTGCATCTCAAGTATCTCCAACATTTGTTGCCTTGTACCGATGGTTGTGAATCCTGATACATAATGATTTGCTTGTTTGTCAAACGAGTTTGACATGTAACCCTCAAAAGCCAAAACCAATTTTGAATCATCTAActtaaattcataattaacTCAAGGGGTTTTTAATCGTCTTCGGCACCCTTATAAGAGtatactccttccgtttcataatgtatgACTTTTTTACCTGcgatgtttaaccatttgtcttattcaaaaattatataaatattatttatttttcttgtatgttattttattatcaaaagaactttaagcacaacttattatttttctaatatttatactaaatttttgaataggacgattaaaaaattcaaacatatcAAACGTCTTACTTTGGGATTTGGGAATCGGagatagtaataaataaaatgaagttatCTTTTTGGCTGCCGTGCCTTCTCTTGTCTACCaataacaaaagaaatttCTGGTGACCAAAATTCCAGATATTTGACTTCCTGCTCTTCTTGgttataatcttttatttgtgAAGCACATCTAGCAAACAGGAAGAGGGAATGAATGCCCACGGAATCTAAAACCTAATAATATTCTTCTGGgggaaataagaaaaagaaaaggatgggtttttttattgtccCAGTGTTTCCTGAGGCTGACTGCTGCAGTGACGCCATGCAATGAATAGATTTTGAGGATGACAACACGCCAAGCACGCTGGTTTTCTTGTGGTTTGTTGGCCAAGAGTCCCCGGTCTACCGTTCTTATTCCaaattcttattttctttcttttggtcaattttttgtgttgtgagtttttttctaataatcaCTTTCAGATGTCTTTTCTATTACAAGTTTACAATTGGTTGTCCGttcttataagttataatacGAGTTGTTTATATGTAGGGGttaattatatgattaattgttgATAAAGGTGTTAGCAGATGGGCAGAGTACCCTCTACTGTGCATATGTATTTGGGGAATATGTTGttggtaaaacttttttaaagaaaaaaaacatggactATAAAAAGTTGAATAAGTCATGGCTAAACACACTGAATAATAAATTACAGGAGTAACTTTTTAGAGTGAGTATATTTATTCACATTTATATTTGTCCATAGAGAACTATCCTACTTAAAAGCCAACCTcaatataataaatagttGAGATAGGTATATATTTTacacacatattttttctacgTTGATGCATAAGCCATCTACGATGGAGATCACATGAAAATGAATTATTATACGgacgtaattttttttctacatttTCTACGTATCAGAATTTGAGTGATGATAAATAAAGTCATGCACATCTGGCTTACTCATGACAGCAACACCACCAacgctctctttttttctacaCTTTGAACCAAAAGTTATATGTGCCATACGTTAACAATATGATCTCAACTATAACGATATCTAAGGTACGCGCACGTCGTGTTCGAGACTAAATTCTACTTCTTAAAGCGACCatactaatgaatatatatcatAACATCAATATCAATTCTCACGCTAAAGCTGCTTTGTATCGTCGGCTCATCGCTGATTGTCTCCGTATCACCGCTATCACAACATTCGTAACATGAATTTAAAAAGGTTTaggactattttttttactttagggggtgtttagatggcaaatttttttggcagaaatgtcacatcaaatgtttgaccggacgtCGGAAGgaattttcggacacgaatgaaaaaacgaattttacagcTCGTTTGGAAAcctcgagacgaatcttttgagtctaattatgccgtcattagcgcatattgcttactgtagcacttatggctaatcatggactaatcagtctaaaaaattcgtctcatgatttcttccataactgtgcaattagttttttggtccttttatgtttaatgctttatttagatatctaaagatttgatgggatgtttttggaaaaaattaggaactgcAAAGTGCCCTAATGCTTCCGACCTTTAGGGTCCATTTCGGTAGGGCTCTAAACTCTAGATCCTAACTCCAAACTCCAACTCTAGTGAGAGCTGCTCCTGTGAGAGCCGGGGAGCAAATCAAAACTGTTTGGCTAGCTTGGTCTGCTCCAGAACTCCTAAAAGAGAATACGAAGTAGATTGATAATAATAGCCTTGCGGATTATGTGTAGTCATGATTAAACCATAATTTAATGATGCttcttttcatgtaattaaataccgattatttttcttttgaactttAGCAACCCAACtatatggttataaaatactataacacacaatataaatatttactaataatatatagtagcaGGAGTGGCAGATAAagtaattacaataaaataataaaggatAGTGGGTCTTTGGCATGGAGTGAAGTTGTAGAGCAGCAAAAACCCAACTCCACCCCTGTAGTTCAATTTTCAGGAGCAGCTCCGTCAACTccgctccaaaaaaaaattagaatctaTATCGTTTAGCACAACTCCAGCTctaattaaattgaagttaGAAGCTAGGACCGTGCCAAACTGAGCATTAGCAACTCGTGTGGTAGATAGAAGAAAATGAGATCCCCGTGGCAAACCCAAAACCTAGCTTGTGGTCACCCCAAACGACCCCTCTTCTAGAAAGAGACCATCAACGcacctcttcctctctcctcgctttCGGgactctccccctcctccctctctctcctcctcctctccttcttctagagagagagagagagggggggcaGCCGCCGCAACGCAGTCGCAGCGCAGCGCGCCACGTCCTCCGCCGATCGAGAGCGAGCCGTTCGGGGCCGCCATGGTGGGGTGCTCGAGGGGCGGGGGCCTCCCGGCCTGGatgaccgccgccgccgcccgcgtcgatctctccggcgccggcggctcggGGGCCTCCTCCCAGCCGGGATCCTCGGGGTCTCAgcaggcggccgccgccgccgaccaggAGCTCGGGATGGCCGAGCGcgcgctctccgccgccggcgccgccttcgTCTCCGCCATCATCGTCAACCCTCTCGACGTCGCCAAGGTTGGGGCCTTTCGCTGCCTGCGATTTTGTTCCCGTCCACTCGTCTGATTTGATGGCTCTAAAGTTGattccctttttttcttcttcttattttGGGTTTGCTGCAGACGAGACTGCAAGCGCAGGCGGCGGGGGTGCCCTACTACCAGCCGTCCCAGATGGCGTCGCTCGGCCCTGACGCGGTAACGAATCCGATGATCTCATTGCGTGTCGTGTGGTCGTGGTTGCAGTAGCGAGAGATTTGATGTCATCTGGGGGATTCgtgctttttttctttgcgaCTTCAGATGAAGTTTGTTGTGGTGCTTCGACAGTTGATTGGGATACTGTGGAATGCCGTTTGTGTTTCTGTTTGTTCTGCGGCGCGACGGCCATTGTTATGTTGGGCAACTAGTTGATGTTAGCCAAGCTGAACTTATGAATCGTATATGATTGAGCGGTTGGTTTTATTGATCTTCGTGCTCCTGGAGAGGGGCATGTTTTGATATTGCTTAATGTATGTGGATGGTGCTTTCCTTGATCACCAAATCAGTCCATGGGGCGTTCAAAGTTCGAATTTTGGTTTTGCTGTTTGATAACCATATGATAATCAGACAATGAGTCATTTATAGATGATGGGTGGCCGTGCAACTGTGGAAGTTGCATGAAGTTCATTACATGTGTAAGATTATTCTGCTTGAAGACACCCGGATAATCAGTAGTTAGTCACCTGTATTGTATGTTGGCGGGAGGAAGTTGTGTTCACTTTGGCATGTGCTATACTTACACTTGTAGCTTTAAATTCTGATAAGGGCTGCACTTTGAAGGTGAACTATGTTGGAATTTTTGCTTGTGTGCAGGCAAGTTAGTATACAGTGCTAAACACTGTTTTGTTTAGGGCTTTAGGCAAATAATGTTGGTGAATGTTATCATGTAGGCAAAGAATGTTGGTGAATGGTATCACGAATGGTGAAGATTAGTTCTGATCACCTATGTACATCTTGAACATCTGTACATGttagtttttatttctgtATTGCTATTCGCTGGTCTTGTTTGATGTTGGTAATTTGAATCTTTCCTGgttatattatatttctcAAAGCTAGATTGTTGTTGTCCCTGCTATATTTACCTATGGAGAGAATAGCTACACGAAATGTTTTGGAACATCATCTTTCAGATCCatgctttttatttttttattatgttacagtttgttttttcctttgttaTATCCCTATTCTTGTTAGTACCTTTTTGTTCATCGCAATCTCATTACTTATCTGCTAATTGTAAGAAACCCTACTAGTCTCTTAACTCTTGAGCGTGCTAGAAGAATGCTACTTATGTCATGCAATGTTTTCCAGATATTGTCTGATTTTAGATGTTCTCCATCATGTACACGCGGTGTCATTTATGGAAGTGAACCTGTTTGCCCACCTGACTGCTTTCAGTACAAGGGAACACTTGATGTATTCTTGAAAGTTGTTAGACAGGTATTGTGGCTTTTGATTGTTCATGTAATCAGCACCCTCTAGGCCACAAAGTTTAACACTTCTGTTACTTGATTGCTTCAGGAGGGATTTGGTAGATTATGGAGAGGTACAAATGCAGGCTTGGCGTTAGCTGTACCAACGGTGAGTTATCTTTTATGTTCAATTTCTTTACTCAATATGCTATGTTATTTCTGTGGTGTATTTTTACATTTGAGTAGCATCTTTTGAGTAGTTCCAATTTCTctgataaataatatatgtgatATAGGCATTACCTGCACTACTCTATGTCACTTGCACTTACCTTTTAATGTGTTCAACATATTTCTTCCAAGATTGTTGTCTTACATGCCAAGAAATTTGACACCAATAGCTTATATAGCAAAGAGAAAAAGGCCCTGAAATTAGGTCTaccatgctattttttttgaattgggCCTTAATCTTTAGACACATCAATCTtctgaaataatatatatatcacctaATTTCCTGTCTGTACATTTCTCCATTTCTTCATGTATTATTTTGCACACCCTAATGTTTGTCTGCCGTGTGGCATGTTAGTGTTTCTGCTGAATCTTGTCTGTTCTTAATGTGCTTTGACCACAAACAGGTTGGAATATATTTGCCTTGCTATGACCTATTTCGCAACCGGATTGAAGATTTTACACGAAGTAATGCTCCTGGTTTGACACCATATGCCCCATTAGTAGCAGGATCGGTTGCACGTTCTTTGGCCTGCATTGCTTGTTCCCCAATTGAGTTGGCAAGGACACGGATGCAGGTATAGATCTCGCAACAAATGTATacattctttctttctcattTATAGCACCTAACAATCACTATTCTGTCTTTATAGGCATATAAAGAATTTCGACCTGGAGTAAAGCCTCCTGGAATGTGGAAAACATTGGTTGGTGTTCTTTCACCACTTGCAAGTTCAAGTCAGAATGGTGAGTTAATTCTATTAATTTGAGAATTTTCCAtgcataataaattattatacaaATACCTTGTTTTCATAGTCAGATGTCAACTTCAAGTATCGATGTCTTTATTCCAACAAATGAAATTGTTTATTAAGGAAATAAATTCTTCCTAATTCACTACTAATGAAACAGCACAAAATTACCGTGTTCTTTGGACGGGTGTGGGTGCACAACTTGCTCGTGATGTTCCTTTCTCTGCTATTTGCTGGTCAACGCTGGAGCCGGTTATTCCCTGTTCTCTGTCTCTtcattatgtttttatttgtttattgtgCATGCCACTATCATTTgctaaatttatttcaaaagtaTATGGTATCTTCGCTTACTATCATCATGTGCAGATTCGAAGAAAGCTGCTTGGCATTGTCGGAGAAGAAGGTGATGCAGCTAGTGTTCTGGGGGCAAACTTTGCTGCTGGCTTTGTAGCAGGTAGTCTTGCTGCTGGTGCTACATGCCCTCTAGATGTTGCTAAGACGAGAAGACAAATAGAGGTTTGCACATTCTTGCCCACTTCCTACGTTTGTTCctgcaataaaaaaatgctTCTGTTTTAGCATCCAAATCACATGCCCCACAATGCGacttcttttagaaaaaaattttttgcCATCAATTTCATGCTCTGCATACTTGTGTTGTGTACAATCTTGCTcgttttgtttctgtttataattTGCATTAATCATGTCATTTCAGAAGGATACTCAAAAGGCAATGAGAATGACCACCAGACAAACATTAGCTGATATATGGAGGTATGTCTTCCACATACTACGAAGGCATTTCATTCCcaacaaataatatttattttccaatGGTGCTATAACTTTATATAGTTTCAAACTTGATCTACTTACAAGTTAATG is a window of Oryza brachyantha chromosome 8, ObraRS2, whole genome shotgun sequence DNA encoding:
- the LOC102706498 gene encoding mitochondrial carrier protein MTM1-like — its product is MVGCSRGGGLPAWMTAAAARVDLSGAGGSGASSQPGSSGSQQAAAAADQELGMAERALSAAGAAFVSAIIVNPLDVAKTRLQAQAAGVPYYQPSQMASLGPDAILSDFRCSPSCTRGVIYGSEPVCPPDCFQYKGTLDVFLKVVRQEGFGRLWRGTNAGLALAVPTVGIYLPCYDLFRNRIEDFTRSNAPGLTPYAPLVAGSVARSLACIACSPIELARTRMQAYKEFRPGVKPPGMWKTLVGVLSPLASSSQNAQNYRVLWTGVGAQLARDVPFSAICWSTLEPIRRKLLGIVGEEGDAASVLGANFAAGFVAGSLAAGATCPLDVAKTRRQIEKDTQKAMRMTTRQTLADIWSSGGLKGLFTGVGPRVARAGPSVGIVISFYEVVKYALHQRHAS